In the genome of Doryrhamphus excisus isolate RoL2022-K1 chromosome 11, RoL_Dexc_1.0, whole genome shotgun sequence, one region contains:
- the si:ch211-215c18.3 gene encoding uncharacterized protein si:ch211-215c18.3: MASHLLSAACLLFARITITQQSTHMSALYTFLFTPRGPQMFPCLTYLERNVRVDCEFPTTNEIPGPYCEYRQDSRLVGSTYPNAVTYVSIEDRRRSNVSLVAPNLCRLTWAPLSDEKPYTYTCRVYQGTSWKENSMAVHHRILPICSAISVMFQSALLLLSLVMSLPVAVGLLSL, from the exons atggCGTCTCACCTCTTAAGCGCTGCCTGCCTTCTCTTTGCAAGgatcacaataacacaacaaagTACTCATA TGAGCGCATTGTACACATTCCTGTTCACTCCACGCGGGCCTCAGATGTTCCCATGTCTGACGTACTTGGAGAGGAACGTCAGGGTCGACTGTGAGTTTCCCACAACCAATGAGATCCCGGGCCCCTACTGTGAGTATCGACAGGACAGCAGGCTGGTGGGCAGCACCTACCCCAACGCCGTCACCTATGTGTCCATCGAGGACCGCAGGAGGAGCAACGTCAGCCTGGTCGCCCCGAATCTTTGCCGCCTCACTTGGGCTCCGTTGTCTGATGAGAAACCTTACACGTACACGTGCAGAGTATACCAAGGCACCAGTTGGAAGGAGAACAGCATGGCCGTGCATCACC GGATTCTTCCAATCTGCTCTGCAATCAGCGTGATGTTTCAGTCAGCCCTGCTGCTTTTGTCACTGGTGATGTCACTACCTGTGGCAGTGGGTCTTCTGAGTCTGTGA